From Providencia sp. R33, a single genomic window includes:
- the ligA gene encoding NAD-dependent DNA ligase LigA: protein MTTKNEIEELKKQLRHHEYQYHVLDAPEIPDAEYDKLMQRLKALEEANPELITSDSPTQRVGAAPLSAFETVRHEIPMLSLDNVFDEESYLAFDKRVRDRLKNHDELTFCCELKLDGLAVSLLYENGELVQAATRGDGTVGENITANVRTIRAIPLRLTGDNIPARVEIRGEVFMPQKGFEALNEEARRTDGKVFANPRNAAAGSLRQLDPRITAKRPLTFYCYGVGLIEGGTLPDTHYDRLQQFKAWGLPVSDYVQLRQGHQAVLDFYHQIEQVRPELGFDIDGVVIKVNSIAIQEELGFVSRAPRWATAFKFPAQEQITLLKDVEFQVGRTGAITPVARLEPVQVAGVIVSNATLHNADEIDRLGVHIGDTVIIRRAGDVIPQIVSVVADKRPADSREIVFPTHCPVCGSDIERIEGEAVARCTGGLICGAQRKEALKHFVSRRAMDVDGMGDKIIDQLVEKEYVQTPADLYQLSAGKLTGLDRMGPKSAQKLIDALEKSKQTTLARFIYALGIREVGEATAANLAAHYATLDAVMAADEESLKTVQDIGHVVAKHVVNFFHEAHNQVVINDLITKANIHWPEVKVVNRAEIDSPFAGKTVVLTGSMSILTRDEAKDKLVALGAKVAGSVSKKTDMVIAGEAAGSKLAKANELGIQVIDEDELIRLLNIK, encoded by the coding sequence ATGACTACCAAAAACGAAATCGAAGAACTAAAAAAACAGTTACGCCATCACGAATACCAATATCACGTACTTGATGCTCCTGAAATTCCTGATGCGGAATATGATAAACTGATGCAGCGTTTGAAGGCGCTAGAAGAAGCGAATCCAGAGCTTATCACCAGCGATTCACCAACTCAGCGTGTCGGTGCCGCACCTTTGTCCGCATTTGAAACGGTGCGCCATGAAATTCCGATGCTGTCTTTGGATAACGTTTTTGATGAAGAGAGTTACTTAGCTTTTGATAAACGTGTTAGAGATCGCTTAAAAAACCACGATGAACTCACATTTTGTTGTGAATTGAAACTTGATGGTTTGGCGGTAAGTTTGTTATATGAAAATGGCGAACTTGTACAAGCCGCAACTCGTGGAGACGGCACCGTTGGCGAAAATATTACTGCGAATGTGCGTACTATCCGTGCGATCCCGCTGCGTTTAACGGGGGATAATATCCCTGCACGTGTGGAAATTCGTGGTGAAGTTTTTATGCCACAAAAAGGGTTTGAAGCGCTAAATGAAGAAGCGCGTCGTACTGATGGTAAAGTTTTTGCTAACCCACGCAATGCCGCTGCGGGCTCTTTGCGCCAGCTTGACCCTCGCATCACAGCGAAAAGGCCACTGACATTCTATTGCTATGGGGTTGGGTTGATTGAAGGCGGTACGTTACCAGACACACATTATGATCGCTTGCAGCAGTTTAAAGCGTGGGGTCTACCTGTTAGTGACTATGTACAGCTGCGTCAAGGCCACCAAGCCGTACTCGATTTTTATCACCAAATTGAACAAGTTCGCCCTGAATTAGGGTTTGATATCGATGGTGTGGTGATTAAAGTTAATTCAATTGCAATCCAAGAAGAATTGGGTTTTGTTTCCCGCGCACCGCGTTGGGCTACGGCTTTCAAATTCCCCGCACAAGAGCAAATTACGTTATTGAAAGATGTGGAGTTCCAAGTTGGGCGTACAGGGGCGATTACCCCCGTTGCACGTCTGGAGCCTGTTCAAGTGGCGGGCGTTATTGTCAGTAATGCGACATTGCATAACGCAGATGAAATAGACCGTCTTGGTGTGCATATTGGTGATACGGTGATTATTCGTCGTGCGGGGGATGTTATCCCACAAATTGTCAGTGTGGTTGCGGATAAACGCCCCGCAGATAGCCGTGAAATTGTCTTCCCAACGCATTGCCCTGTTTGTGGCTCAGACATTGAGCGCATTGAAGGTGAAGCCGTTGCCCGTTGTACTGGTGGGTTAATTTGTGGCGCGCAGCGTAAAGAGGCACTCAAACACTTTGTGTCTCGTCGTGCCATGGATGTGGATGGCATGGGCGATAAAATTATCGACCAGCTGGTCGAAAAAGAATATGTGCAAACACCAGCCGACCTTTACCAATTAAGTGCAGGCAAGTTAACCGGGTTGGATAGAATGGGGCCAAAATCTGCACAAAAGCTGATTGATGCACTCGAAAAGTCTAAACAAACCACGTTAGCCCGCTTTATTTATGCATTAGGGATCCGTGAAGTTGGTGAAGCGACAGCCGCTAACTTGGCGGCGCACTACGCAACATTAGATGCAGTCATGGCAGCAGATGAAGAGTCTTTAAAAACGGTACAAGATATCGGCCATGTGGTTGCTAAACATGTGGTAAATTTCTTTCACGAAGCGCATAACCAAGTGGTTATTAACGATTTAATCACCAAAGCGAATATCCATTGGCCTGAAGTGAAAGTGGTTAATCGTGCAGAAATCGATAGCCCATTCGCCGGTAAAACGGTGGTATTAACGGGCTCGATGAGTATTTTAACCCGTGATGAAGCGAAAGATAAGCTAGTAGCTTTAGGTGCAAAAGTCGCAGGGAGTGTTTCGAAGAAAACGGATATGGTGATTGCGGGTGAAGCGGCCGGTTCGAAATTAGCAAAAGCGAATGAGTTAGGTATTCAGGTTATTGATGAAGATGAGTTGATTCGTTTGCTGAATATTAAATAG
- a CDS encoding NupC/NupG family nucleoside CNT transporter produces the protein MTSILHFVLSLVVIAALAILASSNRRGIRPRYVVQLLVIQIALAYLFLKSNIGESFVLGVAGVFTHLLGYAAEGTKFIFGGMIEGNLAFFFLQVLCPIIFISALIGILQHIKILPIVIRIIGTVLSKVNGMGKLESFNAVSSLLLGQSENFIAYKDQLNRMSERRMYTMAATAMSTVSMSIVGAYMTMLEPRFVVAALVLNMFGTFVVLSLINPYPPEGEEDIQMSNLHEGQSFFEMLGEYILAGFKVAIIVSAMLIGFIALIAMINGIFSAIFGIDFQTMLGYVFYPFAWILGIPADEALQVGGIMAVKMVTNEFVAMDGLQAIAGGLSERSVGILSVFLVSFANFSSIGIIAGAIKGLDEKQGNTVARFGLKLLYGSTLVSFLSAAVVGLVL, from the coding sequence ATGACCTCGATCCTGCATTTCGTTTTATCTTTAGTAGTAATCGCTGCTCTTGCCATTTTAGCAAGTAGTAACCGTAGGGGGATCCGTCCTCGCTATGTTGTTCAACTGCTTGTTATCCAAATTGCATTAGCGTACCTGTTCTTAAAATCAAATATTGGTGAATCCTTTGTTCTGGGTGTTGCTGGGGTATTTACGCACTTGTTGGGTTACGCAGCAGAAGGGACCAAATTTATCTTCGGCGGCATGATTGAAGGGAATTTAGCGTTCTTCTTCTTACAAGTTCTGTGCCCAATCATCTTTATTTCTGCGTTAATCGGGATTTTACAGCACATTAAAATCCTACCGATTGTTATTCGTATCATCGGTACCGTGTTATCTAAAGTTAACGGAATGGGTAAACTGGAATCTTTCAACGCAGTTAGCTCATTGTTACTGGGTCAGTCTGAAAACTTTATCGCTTATAAAGACCAGCTTAACCGCATGTCTGAGCGTAGAATGTACACCATGGCGGCTACCGCTATGTCAACGGTATCCATGTCAATCGTGGGTGCCTACATGACAATGCTGGAGCCTCGTTTTGTGGTTGCCGCATTAGTGCTGAACATGTTTGGTACGTTCGTGGTGCTGTCTTTAATCAACCCGTACCCACCAGAAGGTGAAGAAGACATTCAAATGAGCAACCTGCATGAAGGCCAAAGCTTCTTTGAAATGTTAGGTGAATACATTCTTGCTGGTTTTAAAGTTGCGATTATCGTTTCTGCAATGCTGATTGGTTTCATTGCCTTGATTGCAATGATTAACGGTATTTTCTCGGCTATTTTTGGTATCGATTTCCAAACTATGCTGGGCTATGTGTTTTATCCATTTGCTTGGATCTTAGGTATCCCAGCGGATGAAGCGCTGCAAGTGGGTGGGATCATGGCTGTTAAAATGGTAACGAATGAATTCGTTGCAATGGATGGCCTGCAAGCTATCGCTGGTGGCTTATCTGAGCGTTCTGTTGGTATCTTGTCTGTGTTCTTAGTTTCTTTCGCTAACTTCTCTTCAATTGGTATCATCGCTGGTGCTATCAAAGGGTTAGATGAAAAACAAGGTAACACAGTGGCGCGTTTTGGCCTGAAATTACTGTACGGTTCAACCTTAGTCAGCTTCTTATCCGCTGCGGTTGTCGGGTTAGTATTGTAA
- a CDS encoding DUF3820 family protein, which produces MEKQDLIDMANTYMPFGKYKGCILIDLPEEYLLWFYKKGEFPPGRLGQLMEMALGLKIEGLEGLVKPLKRLNK; this is translated from the coding sequence ATGGAAAAGCAAGATCTTATCGATATGGCAAATACCTATATGCCATTCGGGAAATACAAAGGCTGCATTTTGATTGATTTACCTGAGGAATATCTTCTTTGGTTTTATAAAAAAGGAGAATTCCCGCCGGGGCGTCTTGGACAATTAATGGAAATGGCCCTTGGACTAAAAATAGAAGGGTTAGAAGGGCTAGTAAAGCCATTAAAACGCCTTAACAAGTAA
- a CDS encoding LLM class oxidoreductase has protein sequence MNTTAFLPKNKALPSTSFANHVGYRRMFAPDKLTLGVFLPLRFYQGDEQVLKGQIELIEYIDQKNFAAVWVRDIPLFDPMFGDAGQLFDPLTYLSFIAARTKQVALVTGSSIFSLRHPIDLAKAATTIDQLSGNRLVMGIASGDRAIEYPAYGIDYDQRAARFAQSIDYFRQLMQHGSLEIQSPLGTISRAELLPKPVAGQIPLIVTGASGQSKQWIADYADGWLSYPEATSHSEGAIRLGQKIATWRSLIPNNDFRPHMTNDWIDLVDDPNYPRTPLCGGFTLRTGRHGLIQLLEEWQAAGVNHAALGIQYSKRPVAEVLQELAEDILPHFPSHTTVEGKSVDW, from the coding sequence GTGAATACAACGGCTTTTTTACCGAAAAACAAAGCACTACCTTCTACTTCATTTGCTAACCATGTGGGTTACCGCCGAATGTTCGCCCCTGATAAGCTGACATTGGGCGTCTTTCTTCCCTTACGCTTTTACCAAGGGGATGAACAAGTATTAAAAGGGCAAATAGAATTAATTGAATACATTGACCAAAAGAATTTTGCTGCGGTCTGGGTACGAGACATTCCCCTATTCGACCCCATGTTTGGTGATGCAGGGCAACTTTTTGACCCACTCACTTATTTATCGTTTATTGCCGCCAGAACAAAGCAGGTTGCACTCGTCACAGGTAGCTCTATTTTTTCACTGCGTCATCCAATTGATTTGGCCAAAGCTGCCACCACTATCGACCAACTTTCTGGTAACCGGTTGGTAATGGGAATAGCATCTGGAGATAGAGCCATTGAATACCCAGCTTATGGGATAGACTACGATCAACGTGCGGCACGTTTTGCTCAGTCGATTGATTATTTTCGCCAACTGATGCAACACGGCTCTCTGGAAATTCAGTCACCTTTAGGAACAATAAGCCGTGCAGAATTATTACCTAAACCAGTTGCAGGGCAAATTCCCTTAATTGTGACAGGCGCATCTGGCCAATCCAAACAATGGATAGCGGATTACGCTGATGGCTGGCTATCTTATCCTGAAGCAACAAGTCACTCTGAAGGGGCAATCCGATTAGGGCAGAAAATTGCGACATGGCGCTCTCTCATTCCAAACAACGATTTCCGCCCACACATGACGAACGATTGGATTGACCTCGTGGATGACCCGAACTACCCAAGAACGCCGTTATGTGGAGGATTTACCCTGCGTACTGGTCGCCACGGTTTAATCCAATTGCTTGAAGAATGGCAGGCCGCAGGGGTAAACCATGCCGCTTTGGGTATTCAATATTCAAAGCGCCCAGTGGCGGAGGTTCTACAAGAACTGGCCGAAGATATTTTACCGCACTTCCCAAGCCACACAACGGTGGAAGGAAAATCGGTAGATTGGTAG
- a CDS encoding glutathione S-transferase family protein, translating into MLELYTDSSPNGFKVTIALEELNLAYHLNHIQISRGDHQQPAFLQLNPHGRIPVLHDPKEDITLFESAAILLYLAEKTGKLLPNSPKQKWEAIKWLQFHSASLGPIIGQWVNFAIFDKSAKPEVVERYFTMTHKALTVLDLQLQNNPFIAGNSYTIADIANFAWLHIAEVIDFDFSQHIYLSEWYHRIAARPEVRKGITLPAPATEA; encoded by the coding sequence ATGCTTGAACTTTATACCGATAGCTCCCCAAATGGATTTAAGGTGACTATAGCATTAGAAGAGCTAAACCTAGCTTATCACCTTAACCATATACAGATTTCCCGAGGGGATCATCAACAGCCTGCTTTTTTGCAGCTTAATCCTCATGGCCGTATCCCTGTCCTTCACGACCCAAAAGAGGACATTACCTTATTTGAGTCTGCGGCTATCTTACTGTACCTCGCAGAGAAAACAGGCAAACTTTTACCTAACTCCCCTAAACAAAAATGGGAAGCCATCAAATGGCTGCAATTTCATTCCGCTAGCCTTGGCCCGATTATTGGCCAGTGGGTCAATTTCGCAATTTTCGATAAATCAGCCAAACCCGAGGTGGTTGAACGCTATTTCACGATGACACACAAAGCACTCACGGTATTAGACCTACAGCTACAAAATAATCCCTTTATTGCAGGAAATAGCTACACAATTGCTGATATTGCTAACTTTGCTTGGCTACATATTGCGGAGGTGATTGACTTCGATTTTAGCCAACATATCTATTTATCTGAGTGGTACCACCGTATTGCTGCCAGACCTGAAGTTAGAAAAGGCATTACGCTCCCAGCCCCTGCAACTGAAGCTTAA
- a CDS encoding LysR substrate-binding domain-containing protein, with the protein MNPVLPLLALRAFTEVAKHKSIKQAANFLGVTSGAVSQQIRLLEERVGVPLFVRSHHSMELTHAGQRVYPALLQAFEQIEGAMHVLENILQEQTITISTVPSFAASWLVPRLGKFTQLHPEIEVHIEASSTLVNLHQQRVDIAIRHGLGNYPNLVSEQLISPVLLPVMSPNFPLNSVIETPQDCLNYPLLQDNDRMDWSLWLAAHGVEYNEKAKRGSAFDDDYLLIRAAIAGQGLALVPKEYAMQEIAEKRLVQVLDKPWPAKFAYYLVMLPETIERPEIIKFINWIKTEAEGN; encoded by the coding sequence ATGAACCCAGTACTCCCCTTACTTGCCTTACGCGCTTTCACAGAAGTGGCAAAACATAAAAGTATCAAGCAGGCTGCAAACTTTCTTGGTGTGACCTCAGGTGCAGTTAGCCAGCAAATTCGCTTATTAGAAGAGCGGGTGGGGGTGCCACTGTTCGTGCGTAGTCATCACAGTATGGAATTAACACATGCGGGGCAGCGAGTTTACCCTGCATTGCTGCAGGCTTTTGAACAAATCGAGGGCGCTATGCATGTGCTTGAAAACATACTGCAAGAACAAACGATTACCATCAGCACAGTTCCGTCATTTGCGGCCTCTTGGTTAGTGCCTCGTTTGGGTAAATTTACCCAGTTACACCCTGAAATCGAAGTGCATATTGAAGCCTCTTCAACATTGGTTAATTTGCACCAACAGCGAGTGGATATTGCTATTCGCCATGGGTTAGGGAATTACCCGAATTTAGTCAGTGAGCAGCTAATCAGCCCTGTTTTATTGCCAGTAATGAGTCCAAATTTTCCCCTTAACAGCGTGATAGAAACCCCTCAAGATTGCCTTAATTACCCATTATTGCAAGATAACGACCGTATGGATTGGTCACTTTGGCTGGCGGCTCATGGGGTGGAATACAATGAAAAGGCAAAACGCGGAAGTGCATTTGATGATGATTATTTGTTGATCCGCGCTGCAATAGCAGGGCAAGGATTGGCGTTGGTACCTAAAGAGTATGCCATGCAAGAAATTGCAGAGAAACGTTTGGTACAAGTGCTTGATAAGCCATGGCCCGCTAAATTTGCTTATTATCTGGTGATGTTACCTGAAACAATTGAAAGGCCAGAAATCATTAAATTTATAAATTGGATAAAAACGGAAGCAGAAGGAAATTAA
- the gltX gene encoding glutamate--tRNA ligase produces MSKIKTRFAPSPTGYLHVGGARTALYSWLFSRHNQGEFVLRIEDTDLERSTQEAIDAIMDGMNWLNLNWDEGPYYQTKRFDRYNAVIDQMLEAGTAYRCFCSKERLEALREEQMANNEKPRYDGCCRDHAHNHTADEPHVVRFRNPQDGSVIFDDKIRGPIEFSNQELDDLIIRRTDGSPTYNFCVVIDDWDMEITHVIRGEDHINNTPRQINILKALGAPVPVYAHVSMILGDDGKKLSKRHGAVSVMQYRDDGYLPQALLNYLVRLGWSHGDQEIFTIDEMKEFFSLDAISKSASAFNTEKLQWLNHHYINTLPAEEVAVYLAWHIEQQNIDTSNGPQLVELIKLLGERCKTLKEMAESCHYFYQDFEEFDADAAKKHLRPVARQPLEVVKDKLAAITDWTAENVHQAIEATATELEVGMGKVGMPLRVAVTGAGQSPGLDVTVHAIGQARSIARIDKALAFIAEREASAQ; encoded by the coding sequence ATGAGTAAAATCAAAACCCGTTTTGCACCAAGCCCAACTGGCTATTTACACGTTGGTGGTGCACGTACCGCTCTGTATTCCTGGTTATTTAGTCGCCACAATCAGGGCGAATTTGTCCTGCGTATTGAAGACACCGACTTAGAACGCTCAACTCAGGAAGCTATCGATGCCATTATGGACGGTATGAACTGGTTGAATTTAAATTGGGATGAAGGTCCTTATTATCAAACTAAGCGTTTTGACCGTTATAACGCGGTGATTGATCAAATGTTAGAAGCGGGCACCGCTTATCGTTGTTTCTGCTCAAAAGAACGCTTAGAAGCACTGCGTGAAGAGCAAATGGCGAATAATGAAAAGCCTCGCTATGACGGTTGCTGCCGCGACCATGCGCATAACCACACTGCTGATGAGCCGCATGTTGTTCGTTTCCGGAACCCACAAGACGGTTCTGTGATTTTTGACGATAAAATCCGTGGCCCAATTGAATTTAGTAACCAAGAGTTAGACGATTTAATTATTCGTCGTACTGATGGCTCACCAACGTATAACTTCTGTGTTGTTATTGATGACTGGGACATGGAAATTACGCACGTTATTCGTGGTGAAGATCATATCAACAACACGCCTCGCCAAATCAATATCCTAAAAGCATTAGGCGCACCAGTACCTGTATATGCTCACGTTTCTATGATTTTAGGCGATGACGGTAAAAAACTGTCTAAACGCCATGGTGCGGTTAGCGTCATGCAATACCGTGACGATGGTTACCTTCCACAAGCGCTACTGAACTATTTAGTGCGTCTGGGTTGGTCTCACGGTGACCAAGAAATTTTTACCATTGACGAAATGAAGGAGTTTTTCAGCCTTGATGCTATTAGCAAATCAGCAAGTGCATTTAATACTGAAAAGCTGCAATGGTTAAACCACCATTACATCAATACATTACCTGCTGAAGAAGTGGCAGTGTACCTTGCATGGCATATTGAGCAGCAAAATATTGATACCAGCAATGGCCCACAATTAGTTGAGCTAATCAAATTACTGGGTGAACGTTGTAAGACGCTGAAAGAAATGGCTGAATCTTGCCATTACTTCTACCAAGACTTTGAAGAATTCGATGCTGATGCAGCGAAAAAACACCTACGCCCTGTTGCTCGCCAGCCATTAGAAGTGGTTAAAGATAAATTAGCCGCAATCACCGATTGGACTGCAGAAAATGTCCACCAAGCAATTGAAGCCACTGCAACTGAATTAGAAGTGGGTATGGGTAAAGTGGGTATGCCTTTACGTGTTGCTGTCACAGGCGCGGGCCAATCTCCGGGCCTCGATGTAACTGTCCACGCTATTGGCCAAGCGCGTTCTATTGCCCGCATTGATAAAGCCTTAGCGTTTATTGCTGAACGCGAAGCGTCTGCACAATAA